The following are encoded together in the Microterricola viridarii genome:
- the ybaK gene encoding Cys-tRNA(Pro) deacylase: protein MAKKMSEHGAGTPATVALGQAGIHFTPHLYHHDAAATNFGLEAAEKLGLDPERVFKTLLADADGQLVVGIVPVTGTLDLKALAAALGAKKAVMADVALAERKTGYVVGGISPIGQKQAHPTVIDESAILFDTVFVSGGRRGFDIELSPDDLAAVTAGRFAPIARA from the coding sequence GTGGCGAAGAAGATGAGCGAGCACGGAGCCGGCACCCCGGCCACGGTGGCACTCGGCCAGGCCGGCATCCATTTCACCCCACACCTGTACCACCACGATGCGGCCGCGACGAACTTCGGCCTCGAGGCAGCCGAGAAGCTTGGCCTTGACCCCGAGCGCGTGTTCAAGACGCTCCTGGCGGATGCCGACGGCCAGCTCGTCGTCGGGATCGTGCCCGTGACGGGTACCCTCGATCTCAAGGCGCTCGCCGCAGCACTCGGCGCCAAGAAGGCGGTGATGGCCGACGTCGCCCTGGCCGAGCGGAAGACCGGCTACGTCGTCGGCGGCATCAGCCCGATCGGCCAGAAGCAGGCACACCCGACCGTGATCGACGAGAGCGCGATCCTGTTCGACACCGTGTTCGTCTCCGGCGGCCGGCGCGGTTTCGACATCGAGCTGAGCCCGGATGACTTGGCCGCCGTCACCGCCGGCCGTTTCGCGCCGATCGCCCGCGCCTAG
- the glgX gene encoding glycogen debranching protein GlgX yields the protein MSADKSADHSAAGLGSRAAGLGVRLTSGGAELRVWSASATSMELVLFDEADPTRIVKTVPMTRDTHDVWHGRSRSLSPGRRYALRADGPHGPAHAFDPARLLLDPYARGLARTGGDKQGGDGRDTGWQSVVIDGAFDWNGAAKPGTALDESVLYEMHVRGFSKLNPAVPAELRGTYAGLAHAASIDYLKELGVTAVELLPVHALATEQRLAEQGLRNYWGYNMLNFFTPHAPYATQAAQAAGPEAVLREFKGMVKLLHEAGLEVILDVVYNHTAEEGPNGPTTSLRGLDNANYYRQDAHGNYIDTTGCGNTVNFGTMTPSDPGGPVRLVLDSLRYWANEVQVDGFRFDLAATLGRDANVHFDPRHPLLEAILHDPALQGVKMIAEPWDVGQGGWQTGNFQPGWTEWNDRYRDRMRDFWLGDIAQEHATGSAGSGIGRFATRLAGSSNTFSGERGPLASLNFVTAHDGFTLADLTAYNSKHNAGNGEGNRDGSDNNNSFNHGVEGPTDDAAILLARRKSMRNLLGTLLFSAGVPMLTAGDEFGRSQHGNNNAYCHDTELAWLGWVREPWQDQLHAVTRRLIALRAENPALRPLHYARLGEHVPGSSEMDWFDADGNPMSEEDWNAPEARTLQYLAASTPEREEFNRILLVVHATEWERTITLPAGEGITGYEKLWSSTDEAPGEHTPESYPLVPH from the coding sequence ATGAGTGCCGACAAAAGCGCCGACCACAGCGCCGCCGGCTTGGGTTCTCGCGCGGCAGGCCTGGGCGTTCGCCTGACAAGCGGCGGAGCCGAGTTGCGTGTCTGGTCGGCCAGTGCCACGTCGATGGAGCTCGTGCTGTTCGATGAGGCCGATCCCACGCGCATCGTCAAGACGGTCCCGATGACGCGCGATACCCACGATGTCTGGCACGGGCGCAGCCGTAGCCTCTCCCCCGGGCGCCGCTATGCGCTGCGCGCCGATGGCCCGCACGGCCCGGCGCACGCGTTCGACCCCGCCCGCCTGCTGCTCGACCCCTACGCCCGCGGGCTGGCCAGGACCGGAGGAGACAAGCAGGGCGGCGACGGGCGGGACACCGGGTGGCAGAGCGTCGTCATCGACGGCGCCTTCGACTGGAACGGGGCAGCCAAGCCCGGCACGGCGCTGGACGAGTCCGTGCTCTACGAGATGCACGTGCGCGGATTCAGCAAGCTGAACCCGGCCGTGCCGGCTGAGCTGCGCGGCACGTACGCGGGGCTGGCGCACGCGGCATCCATCGACTATCTGAAAGAGCTCGGCGTCACCGCCGTCGAACTCCTGCCGGTGCACGCGCTCGCCACCGAGCAGCGTCTGGCCGAGCAGGGCCTCCGCAACTACTGGGGCTACAACATGCTGAACTTCTTCACCCCGCACGCCCCGTATGCGACACAGGCCGCCCAGGCCGCGGGGCCGGAGGCCGTGCTGCGCGAGTTCAAGGGCATGGTCAAGCTGCTGCACGAGGCCGGCCTCGAGGTGATCCTGGACGTCGTCTACAACCACACGGCAGAGGAGGGTCCGAACGGCCCGACCACGAGCCTGCGGGGCCTGGACAACGCGAACTACTACCGGCAGGACGCCCACGGCAACTACATCGACACGACCGGCTGCGGAAACACCGTGAACTTCGGCACCATGACGCCGTCGGACCCCGGCGGCCCGGTGCGGCTCGTGCTGGACTCCCTGCGCTACTGGGCAAACGAGGTGCAGGTCGACGGTTTCCGCTTCGACCTGGCCGCCACCCTCGGCCGGGATGCGAACGTGCACTTCGACCCGCGGCATCCGCTGCTCGAAGCGATCCTGCACGACCCGGCCTTGCAGGGCGTGAAGATGATCGCCGAGCCGTGGGATGTCGGCCAGGGCGGCTGGCAGACCGGTAACTTCCAGCCGGGCTGGACAGAGTGGAACGACCGCTACCGCGACCGGATGCGCGACTTCTGGCTCGGCGACATCGCCCAGGAGCACGCGACCGGCTCGGCCGGCAGCGGCATCGGCCGCTTCGCGACCCGGTTGGCCGGCTCCTCGAACACGTTCTCCGGCGAGCGCGGGCCGCTCGCCTCGCTCAACTTCGTCACCGCGCACGACGGCTTCACACTGGCCGACCTGACCGCGTACAACAGCAAGCACAATGCGGGCAACGGCGAGGGCAACCGCGACGGCAGCGACAACAACAACTCGTTCAACCACGGGGTCGAGGGGCCGACGGATGACGCGGCGATCCTCCTCGCCCGGCGCAAGTCGATGCGGAACCTGCTCGGCACGCTGCTGTTCTCCGCCGGGGTGCCCATGCTCACCGCCGGCGACGAGTTCGGCCGCAGCCAGCACGGCAACAACAACGCCTACTGCCACGACACCGAGCTGGCCTGGCTGGGCTGGGTGCGGGAGCCGTGGCAGGACCAGCTGCACGCCGTCACCCGCCGGCTCATCGCCCTGCGCGCTGAGAACCCCGCACTCCGGCCGCTGCACTACGCCCGGCTCGGCGAGCACGTGCCCGGATCCTCCGAGATGGACTGGTTCGACGCCGACGGCAACCCCATGAGCGAAGAGGACTGGAACGCGCCGGAGGCCCGCACCCTGCAATACCTCGCCGCGAGCACGCCGGAGCGGGAGGAGTTCAACCGCATCCTGCTCGTCGTGCACGCCACAGAGTGGGAACGCACCATCACCCTGCCGGCCGGCGAGGGCATCACCGGATACGAGAAGCTGTGGAGCTCGACCGACGAGGCCCCGGGCGAGCACACCCCCGAGAGCTACCCCCTGGTGCCACACTGA
- a CDS encoding cysteine desulfurase family protein, whose amino-acid sequence MAVYLDHAATTPMLPLAIDAYARAMALVGNPASIHSIGQNAKRVLEEAREAVAATLGCESIEVVFTGGGTEAVNLGIKGLFWARPGRRILVAAGEHHATIDTVEWLAAHEGAVIEWLPLDAAGRLSLPDLERALAEDPGDIALVTVLWANNEVGTVQPVTEISALAARAGVPLHVDAIAAYGQIPVDLNAVRAASGAGAGTGLVALSVSAHKIGGPVGIGALVLSRSATIEALIHGGGQQRQVRSGTQDAAAAVSFAAAASAVQAALPEESARLAALRDRLVAGALAAVPEAVLNGASGDSTVRLPGNAHFSFPGCEGDSLLFLLDMAGVAVSTGSACQAGIPEPSHVLIAMGRSVDEARGALRVTLGHTSTDADVDAFLAALPAAYAQAATAGHADRQTSFDR is encoded by the coding sequence ATGGCTGTGTACCTGGATCATGCGGCGACGACACCCATGCTGCCGCTCGCGATCGACGCGTATGCCCGTGCCATGGCGCTCGTCGGCAACCCGGCGTCGATCCACTCCATCGGGCAGAACGCCAAACGCGTGCTGGAGGAGGCCCGCGAAGCCGTGGCAGCGACCCTCGGCTGCGAGAGCATCGAGGTGGTCTTCACCGGCGGCGGCACCGAGGCCGTGAACCTCGGCATCAAGGGGCTGTTCTGGGCGCGGCCCGGCCGGCGCATCCTGGTCGCGGCCGGCGAACACCACGCCACGATCGACACGGTGGAGTGGCTGGCCGCACACGAGGGCGCCGTCATCGAATGGTTGCCGCTGGACGCCGCCGGTCGCCTCAGCCTGCCCGACCTGGAGCGGGCGCTCGCCGAGGATCCGGGCGACATCGCCCTCGTCACCGTGCTGTGGGCCAACAACGAGGTCGGCACCGTGCAGCCGGTCACCGAGATATCCGCGCTCGCCGCACGGGCCGGCGTGCCCCTGCACGTGGACGCCATCGCCGCGTACGGTCAGATCCCGGTCGACCTGAATGCCGTGCGCGCCGCCTCAGGGGCCGGGGCCGGAACGGGTCTAGTGGCGCTCAGCGTCTCCGCACACAAGATCGGCGGGCCCGTCGGCATCGGCGCGCTCGTGCTCAGCCGCAGCGCCACGATCGAGGCGCTCATTCACGGCGGGGGCCAGCAGCGCCAGGTGCGCTCCGGCACGCAGGACGCGGCAGCCGCCGTCTCCTTCGCCGCAGCGGCATCCGCCGTGCAGGCCGCCCTGCCGGAAGAATCCGCGCGCCTGGCCGCCCTCCGCGACCGACTGGTCGCCGGTGCGCTGGCCGCGGTGCCGGAGGCCGTGCTGAACGGCGCCAGCGGCGACAGCACCGTGCGGCTGCCCGGCAACGCCCACTTCAGCTTCCCCGGTTGCGAGGGCGACTCGCTGCTGTTCCTGCTCGACATGGCCGGCGTGGCCGTGTCGACCGGTTCGGCCTGCCAGGCCGGCATCCCGGAGCCCTCCCATGTGCTGATCGCGATGGGCCGCAGCGTCGACGAGGCCAGGGGCGCCCTGCGGGTGACCCTGGGGCACACGTCGACGGATGCCGACGTCGACGCCTTTCTCGCGGCGCTGCCCGCCGCCTACGCGCAGGCCGCAACGGCCGGGCACGCAGACCGGCAGACGTCCTTCGACCGCTGA
- the mnmA gene encoding tRNA 2-thiouridine(34) synthase MnmA — protein MKVLAAMSGGVDSAVAAARAVEAGHEVVGVHLALSRMPGTLRTGARGCCTIEDSMDAQRAANMIGIPYYVWDFSERFKADVVDDFVAEYQAGRTPNPCMRCNERIKFAALLEKAIALGFDAVCTGHYASIVLDADGNKELHRASAWAKDQSYVLGVLTAEQLEHAYFPLGDTPSKAEVRAEAAERGFSVASKPDSHDICFIPDGDTRGWLADRVGAETGDILDRTGAVIGSHEGAAAFTVGQRRGLRLGMPADDGKPRFVLEVRPKDNTVVVGPKEALAIAEIAGNRFTWAGVPQQNPKTPFDIEVQIRAHADPVPAVAVVRDGELVVNPETPLDGVAPGQTAVIYVGTRVLGQFTIDRTVSAVPVDVAPVPA, from the coding sequence ATGAAGGTTCTTGCAGCAATGAGCGGCGGCGTTGACTCGGCAGTGGCGGCGGCGCGCGCCGTCGAGGCGGGTCACGAGGTCGTCGGCGTGCACCTGGCGCTCAGCCGGATGCCCGGCACCCTGCGCACCGGCGCCCGCGGCTGCTGCACCATCGAGGACTCGATGGACGCCCAGCGTGCAGCGAACATGATCGGCATCCCCTACTACGTCTGGGACTTCTCCGAGCGGTTCAAGGCCGACGTCGTCGACGACTTCGTCGCCGAGTACCAGGCCGGCCGCACCCCGAACCCCTGCATGCGCTGCAACGAGCGGATCAAGTTCGCCGCCCTGTTGGAAAAGGCCATCGCGCTCGGCTTTGACGCCGTCTGCACCGGCCACTACGCCAGCATCGTGCTCGACGCTGACGGCAACAAGGAGCTGCACCGGGCCAGCGCCTGGGCCAAGGATCAGAGCTACGTGCTCGGTGTGCTCACGGCCGAGCAGCTCGAGCACGCCTACTTCCCGCTTGGCGATACCCCGTCCAAGGCCGAGGTGCGCGCAGAGGCCGCAGAGCGCGGCTTCAGCGTCGCCAGCAAGCCGGACAGCCACGACATCTGCTTCATCCCGGACGGCGACACCCGCGGCTGGCTCGCCGACCGCGTCGGTGCAGAGACCGGCGACATCCTCGACCGCACCGGCGCCGTCATCGGCAGCCACGAGGGTGCAGCAGCGTTCACCGTCGGCCAGCGCCGCGGCCTCCGCCTCGGCATGCCGGCGGATGACGGCAAGCCCCGCTTCGTGCTCGAGGTGCGCCCCAAGGACAACACGGTCGTCGTCGGGCCGAAGGAGGCCCTGGCGATCGCCGAGATCGCCGGAAACCGCTTCACCTGGGCCGGCGTGCCGCAGCAGAACCCCAAGACCCCGTTCGACATCGAGGTGCAGATCCGCGCCCACGCCGACCCCGTTCCGGCCGTGGCCGTCGTGCGTGACGGCGAGCTCGTCGTCAACCCGGAGACACCGCTGGACGGCGTCGCCCCCGGCCAGACCGCCGTCATCTACGTCGGCACGCGCGTTTTGGGCCAGTTCACCATCGACCGCACGGTCAGCGCCGTCCCGGTCGACGTCGCGCCCGTCCCCGCCTAG
- the ligA gene encoding NAD-dependent DNA ligase LigA: MSETAEVFDIADFETARAESEALRERIERHRIAYHSEGVSLVSDAEYDADMHRLEALERAFPELVGQDSPTQQVGAALVDSGFPPHEHAERMLSLDNVFSIEEFDEWAAKTAEAAGRPVRWLSELKIDGLAISLAYRDGVLETATTRGDGRTGEDITENVDWIPVIPRTLTPAEDGTAFPPFFEVRGEVFIRTADFTAMNERQHELQAAYAEEQRSKGRADADIPTRYAEFANARNAAAGSLRQRRSKKTDAELALMRERLGRLSLYLHGIGAWPDPPVAAQSEVYELLAGWGLPVSPHSRVWETAAEVAAFIADRGEHRHDIEHEIDGIVVKVDELELHAELGATSRAPRWAIAYKYPPEEVHTTLLDIVVGVGRTGRVTPYAVMEPVKVAGSTVRQATLHNQEVVKAKGVLIGDTVVLRKAGDVIPEILGAVLEKRDGTEREWRMPANCPECGTPLRPMKEGDIDLRCPNARGCPAQVRGRVEHIGSRGGLDIEELGEVSAAALTQPLVPAVPPLPTEAGLFELTIEDLVPIEVVVRDSETGLPKTDDEGNHKVRAPFRRNPTPAEKKSGAEGPFASKSAANLIAELEKAKTKPLWRILVSLNIRHVGPVAARALADHFGSLEAIRAGTAEELAEVEGVGGIIAESVLEWFEHDWHRDIVDRWASAGVQFDTPGHPGPGAAAAAGGVLAGLTVVATGSLDGYTRDGAQEAIIAAGGKAASSVSKNTDFVAAGPGAGSKLAKAEALGIPVLDAAGFRLLVEQGPAAVAARPDAAE; this comes from the coding sequence GTGAGCGAGACGGCTGAAGTTTTTGACATCGCAGACTTTGAGACTGCCCGCGCAGAATCGGAGGCGCTCCGCGAGCGCATCGAGCGGCACCGGATCGCGTACCACTCCGAGGGCGTCAGCTTGGTCAGCGACGCCGAGTACGACGCAGACATGCACCGGCTTGAGGCGCTGGAGCGGGCATTCCCCGAACTCGTCGGCCAGGACAGCCCCACCCAGCAGGTCGGCGCCGCGCTGGTAGACAGCGGCTTCCCGCCGCACGAGCATGCCGAGCGGATGCTCAGCCTCGACAACGTGTTCAGCATCGAGGAGTTCGACGAGTGGGCCGCGAAGACGGCCGAGGCTGCCGGCCGGCCGGTGCGCTGGCTGAGCGAGCTGAAGATCGACGGGCTGGCGATCAGCCTGGCCTACCGCGACGGCGTCCTCGAGACGGCGACCACCCGCGGCGACGGCCGTACCGGCGAAGACATCACAGAGAACGTGGACTGGATCCCCGTCATCCCGCGCACCCTCACGCCGGCCGAGGACGGCACAGCCTTCCCGCCGTTCTTCGAGGTGCGCGGCGAGGTGTTCATCCGCACCGCCGACTTCACCGCGATGAACGAGCGCCAACACGAGCTGCAGGCCGCCTACGCCGAGGAGCAACGCTCCAAGGGGCGCGCGGATGCCGACATCCCCACCCGCTACGCCGAATTCGCCAACGCCCGCAACGCAGCGGCCGGCAGCCTCCGGCAGCGCCGGTCAAAGAAGACGGACGCCGAGCTGGCCCTGATGCGGGAGCGGCTCGGTCGCCTCTCGCTCTACCTGCACGGCATCGGCGCGTGGCCGGACCCGCCCGTCGCCGCCCAGTCCGAGGTGTACGAGCTGCTGGCCGGCTGGGGCTTGCCCGTCTCTCCGCACAGCCGCGTCTGGGAGACGGCCGCTGAGGTGGCCGCGTTCATCGCTGACCGCGGCGAGCACCGCCACGACATCGAGCACGAGATCGACGGCATCGTCGTCAAGGTCGACGAGCTCGAGCTGCACGCCGAGCTCGGCGCAACCAGCCGGGCGCCGCGCTGGGCGATCGCCTACAAGTACCCGCCAGAAGAAGTGCACACCACGCTGCTCGACATCGTCGTCGGCGTCGGCCGCACGGGCCGGGTCACGCCCTACGCAGTGATGGAGCCGGTGAAGGTGGCCGGGTCCACTGTGCGCCAGGCAACGCTTCACAACCAGGAGGTCGTCAAAGCGAAGGGCGTGCTGATCGGCGACACCGTCGTGCTGCGCAAGGCCGGCGACGTCATCCCCGAGATCCTCGGCGCCGTTCTCGAGAAGCGCGACGGCACAGAACGCGAGTGGCGGATGCCCGCGAACTGCCCGGAATGCGGCACACCGCTGCGCCCGATGAAGGAGGGCGACATCGACCTCCGCTGCCCGAATGCCCGAGGCTGCCCCGCCCAGGTGCGCGGTCGCGTCGAGCACATCGGCTCCCGTGGCGGGCTCGACATCGAAGAGCTCGGCGAAGTGTCGGCCGCCGCGCTCACCCAGCCGCTGGTTCCTGCCGTTCCGCCGCTGCCCACAGAGGCCGGGCTGTTCGAGCTGACCATCGAAGACCTGGTGCCGATCGAGGTCGTCGTGCGCGACTCGGAGACCGGGCTGCCCAAGACAGATGATGAGGGCAACCACAAGGTGCGCGCCCCGTTCCGGCGCAACCCCACCCCGGCAGAGAAGAAGTCCGGCGCCGAGGGGCCGTTCGCCTCAAAGTCGGCGGCCAACCTCATCGCCGAGCTCGAGAAGGCCAAGACGAAGCCACTCTGGCGGATCCTGGTGTCGCTGAACATCCGCCACGTCGGGCCCGTCGCGGCCCGTGCGCTGGCCGACCACTTCGGCTCGCTCGAGGCGATCCGGGCCGGAACGGCGGAGGAACTCGCGGAGGTCGAGGGCGTCGGCGGAATCATCGCCGAGTCGGTGCTGGAATGGTTCGAGCACGACTGGCACCGCGACATCGTCGACCGCTGGGCGTCAGCGGGCGTGCAGTTCGACACCCCCGGCCACCCCGGCCCGGGTGCGGCCGCAGCAGCCGGGGGAGTGCTGGCCGGCCTGACCGTCGTTGCCACCGGCAGCCTGGACGGCTACACCAGGGACGGCGCCCAGGAGGCGATCATCGCGGCCGGCGGCAAGGCGGCGTCGAGCGTCTCCAAGAACACGGATTTCGTCGCGGCTGGTCCCGGTGCCGGTTCCAAGCTGGCCAAGGCCGAGGCGCTCGGCATCCCCGTTCTGGATGCCGCGGGCTTCCGGCTGCTGGTCGAACAGGGCCCGGCCGCCGTCGCGGCGCGCCCGGATGCGGCGGAATAG